The following coding sequences lie in one Thermomicrobium sp. 4228-Ro genomic window:
- the prmA gene encoding 50S ribosomal protein L11 methyltransferase — MRPRWIEVSVEADAESADAVSELFARFGYQQGVAVFHPVAQDADGEHATIDPAAPVRIVTYLPLDERVDETIEALRRGLWHLGQLGTVGELRLQTIAEEDWQEAWKQHFPVTRIGRRLVIRPSWLPYDATAADLVIDLDPGMAFGTGLHPTTQHCLLWLEELELAGKQVLDAGAGSGILSIAALKLGAAHVTAYEIDPVAVEVLRENLARNGVLDRVSVRQADVTRDLDAHERFDLVLANIVARVLIEAAPRLVRAARPGARLALSGIIEQHEEAVRSRFRALGTELLDRKQDGDWVSLLVQRTRP, encoded by the coding sequence ATGCGGCCACGCTGGATCGAAGTCTCGGTCGAAGCCGACGCGGAATCGGCCGATGCCGTCAGTGAGCTCTTCGCTCGCTTCGGCTACCAGCAAGGCGTCGCGGTCTTTCACCCAGTGGCGCAGGATGCGGATGGCGAGCACGCCACCATCGACCCGGCGGCACCGGTCCGCATCGTCACCTACCTCCCGCTTGACGAACGGGTCGACGAGACGATCGAAGCGTTGCGGCGTGGGCTGTGGCACCTCGGCCAGCTCGGCACGGTGGGAGAACTCCGGCTGCAGACCATCGCCGAAGAGGACTGGCAGGAAGCCTGGAAGCAGCATTTTCCCGTGACCCGCATCGGCCGGCGCTTGGTGATCCGACCATCCTGGTTGCCCTACGATGCCACCGCTGCTGACCTCGTGATCGATCTCGACCCCGGTATGGCGTTCGGCACGGGACTACACCCGACGACCCAGCACTGCTTGCTCTGGCTCGAGGAGCTGGAGCTGGCCGGCAAACAGGTGCTCGACGCCGGGGCCGGCTCCGGCATTCTCTCCATCGCCGCACTCAAGCTGGGTGCCGCGCACGTCACGGCGTACGAGATCGACCCGGTGGCGGTCGAGGTGCTCCGGGAAAACCTCGCCCGCAACGGTGTGCTGGATCGCGTGAGCGTCCGACAGGCCGACGTCACACGCGATCTCGATGCGCACGAGCGCTTCGATCTCGTCCTGGCCAACATCGTCGCGCGTGTGCTCATCGAAGCCGCACCGCGGCTCGTCCGCGCAGCGCGTCCCGGAGCCCGGCTCGCCCTCAGCGGGATCATCGAGCAGCACGAGGAGGCGGTCCGTTCTCGTTTCCGGGCGCTCGGCACCGAGCTTCTCGACCGCAAGCAGGACGGCGATTGGGTCAGTTTGCTCGTCCAGCGGACACGACCATGA
- a CDS encoding 16S rRNA (uracil(1498)-N(3))-methyltransferase, whose translation MSRRGHRFYIPEPLHSGERVELPERVRHQVTRVLRLRVGDQIVLFDGQGLDYRAVLVAVSPERVIAEIEDAQPSRPLPCPPISLAAALLRHDHFDLVVEKATELGVERILPLRTHRVVVQLDERAVHNRLARWQRIAIEASEQCGRGVVPFIDPPCSLADALERCRGHRLIAFWEAERIPSIVEDSFEPTTPVALFVGPEGGWTDDEITLLRTHNAAPRSLGPLILRAETAALAGIVAVRARSSAPTSPISDPAGAGEPRACAGG comes from the coding sequence ATGAGCCGCCGTGGCCATCGCTTCTACATTCCCGAGCCCCTGCACAGTGGCGAGCGCGTCGAGCTTCCCGAGCGCGTTCGCCATCAGGTCACGCGCGTGCTCCGGCTGCGTGTCGGCGACCAGATCGTGCTGTTCGATGGGCAGGGTCTCGACTACCGGGCTGTGCTGGTCGCCGTCAGTCCGGAGCGGGTCATCGCGGAGATCGAGGATGCGCAGCCGTCGCGGCCGCTTCCGTGCCCACCGATCTCGCTGGCAGCTGCATTGTTGCGTCACGATCACTTCGACCTCGTGGTCGAGAAAGCGACCGAGCTCGGTGTCGAGCGTATCCTCCCACTCCGGACGCACCGCGTGGTGGTCCAGCTCGACGAGCGCGCAGTCCACAATCGATTGGCGCGCTGGCAACGGATCGCGATCGAGGCGAGCGAACAATGCGGCCGGGGCGTTGTACCCTTCATCGATCCGCCCTGCTCGCTGGCTGACGCGCTCGAGCGGTGTCGTGGCCACCGGTTGATCGCCTTCTGGGAAGCGGAGCGCATTCCATCGATCGTCGAGGACTCGTTCGAGCCCACGACCCCTGTTGCACTCTTCGTCGGCCCTGAAGGAGGCTGGACCGACGACGAGATCACGCTGTTGCGTACGCATAATGCCGCGCCACGCTCCTTAGGCCCCTTGATTCTCCGCGCCGAGACAGCGGCCCTCGCTGGGATCGTCGCGGTACGGGCCCGGAGCAGTGCGCCCACCTCGCCCATCAGCGATCCGGCCGGAGCTGGCGAACCTCGAGCGTGCGCAGGCGGTTGA
- a CDS encoding ABC-ATPase domain-containing protein: MRDIGVLRSTLRRIDRRGYKAYEEIRGLYRAADVVLAIDHVQGDPYAPPSRVRLIVERHRLALPDVSSRVRRIALEDFLARRAQRIIDRLGRRRAGTGRSGLIAIDAGGQEVLERTACLITEERVELRLSVGLPAAGRTILGDRAEELLADLLPEIARATLQLDRQASAEAEQFIAVVEDAEALRAQLPDHQLVAFVGRGAILPRRSGVSQEPLREGAIPFEPPPSLEVELVTPHSGPVRGMGIPEGVTLIVGGGFHGKSTLLEALARGVYNHIPGDGRERVVTRNDAVVIRSEDGRRVVGVDLSAFIRNLPLGHSTECFTSDDASGSTSQAANILEALEVGARVLLMDEDTCATNFMIRDHLMRELIPADAEPIVPFIDRVRQLHRAAGVSTVLVMGGAGDYLHVADTVIWMRSYRPEDVTERARALAQRHGDGHFEPPDLWPGVVARVPVPESIDPRRRDRTRVKAYGTEEVAFGYESIDLSHVEQIVDPSQTRAIGLALVYALEQGFIDGRRPLAAILDLLEAAIDRHGLDVLSPFRGHPGDFARPRRFELAAALNRLRTLEVRQLRPDR, encoded by the coding sequence GTGCGGGACATCGGGGTGCTTCGTTCCACCTTGCGACGCATCGACCGGCGCGGATACAAGGCCTACGAGGAGATCAGGGGGCTGTACCGCGCGGCAGATGTCGTCCTCGCGATCGATCACGTCCAGGGAGACCCGTACGCACCACCGTCGCGCGTCCGGCTGATCGTCGAACGGCACCGCCTCGCTCTCCCAGATGTCTCCAGCCGGGTGCGGCGTATCGCGCTCGAAGACTTCCTGGCCCGTCGGGCGCAGCGGATCATCGATCGCCTGGGGCGACGGCGTGCCGGTACGGGCCGCTCCGGACTCATCGCGATCGACGCTGGTGGACAAGAGGTGCTCGAGCGAACGGCTTGCCTGATCACCGAGGAGCGTGTCGAACTGCGTCTTTCCGTCGGACTCCCCGCGGCCGGGCGAACGATCCTGGGCGATCGAGCCGAGGAGCTCTTGGCCGATCTGCTTCCGGAGATCGCGCGGGCCACGTTGCAGCTCGACCGCCAGGCGTCCGCTGAGGCCGAGCAGTTCATCGCTGTGGTCGAGGATGCGGAAGCCCTGCGGGCGCAGCTGCCAGACCACCAGCTCGTCGCTTTCGTCGGACGCGGTGCGATCCTCCCGCGCCGGTCCGGAGTCAGCCAGGAACCGTTGCGCGAGGGAGCGATTCCCTTCGAACCACCGCCGAGCCTCGAAGTCGAGCTGGTGACTCCCCACAGTGGGCCGGTTCGGGGGATGGGGATCCCCGAGGGGGTGACGCTCATCGTCGGCGGTGGCTTCCACGGCAAGTCCACGCTCCTGGAAGCACTCGCCCGCGGGGTCTACAACCACATCCCCGGAGATGGGCGCGAGCGGGTCGTCACGCGAAACGATGCCGTCGTGATCCGCTCCGAGGACGGTCGCCGCGTCGTTGGGGTCGACCTCTCGGCGTTCATCCGGAACCTGCCGCTCGGGCACTCGACGGAATGCTTTACCAGTGACGATGCGAGCGGCTCGACCTCGCAAGCTGCCAATATTCTCGAAGCGCTCGAAGTCGGTGCGCGGGTTCTCTTGATGGACGAAGATACCTGCGCGACCAACTTCATGATTCGCGACCATCTGATGCGCGAGCTCATTCCCGCCGATGCCGAACCGATCGTGCCCTTCATCGATCGGGTCCGGCAGTTGCATCGTGCTGCCGGCGTCTCGACCGTGCTCGTGATGGGTGGCGCCGGGGACTATCTGCATGTTGCCGACACCGTCATCTGGATGCGTTCCTACCGTCCGGAAGATGTCACGGAGAGGGCCCGTGCACTTGCCCAGCGGCACGGCGATGGGCACTTCGAACCGCCTGACCTGTGGCCTGGTGTCGTGGCGCGGGTGCCAGTGCCGGAGAGCATCGACCCGCGACGGCGGGACCGGACGCGCGTGAAAGCGTACGGGACCGAAGAGGTCGCGTTCGGGTACGAGTCGATCGACCTCAGTCATGTCGAGCAGATCGTCGATCCGAGCCAGACGCGAGCGATCGGCCTGGCGCTCGTCTATGCGCTCGAGCAGGGATTCATCGACGGCCGCCGTCCGCTGGCAGCCATCTTGGACTTGCTCGAGGCAGCGATCGATCGCCACGGACTGGATGTCCTCTCCCCGTTCCGGGGGCATCCGGGGGATTTCGCGCGTCCACGCCGCTTCGAGCTCGCTGCTGCACTCAACCGCCTGCGCACGCTCGAGGTTCGCCAGCTCCGGCCGGATCGCTGA
- a CDS encoding alpha/beta fold hydrolase — MPYWALNAVRIYYARAGSGVPVLLLHQYFGTHESWLALFDLLRRHFDVIAPDLRAHGRTSDPGGRLTLPGFTEDIAELARALEIGSAHLVGASLGAMVAARLAVTRAIEARSLALIGAPNFAAPSTTEYTRSMIEEIFPANEEEYGHLHRAHGPHHARERLLHTFAQDSIDRPREMQTWYEGLEGLDCPILLMAGDNDPVSPASWVVELASRLGHGEVCLLPRAGHFPHRSVPHLAGGVLLDFLLRAEREAAP, encoded by the coding sequence ATGCCGTACTGGGCGCTGAACGCCGTGCGCATCTACTACGCTCGCGCGGGATCGGGAGTACCTGTCCTTCTCCTGCATCAGTATTTCGGGACGCACGAGAGTTGGCTCGCCCTCTTTGACCTCCTCCGGAGGCACTTCGACGTCATCGCTCCAGACCTGCGTGCCCACGGCCGGACGAGCGATCCCGGCGGGCGGCTGACACTGCCCGGATTCACCGAGGACATCGCGGAGCTGGCACGCGCGCTCGAGATCGGGTCGGCACATCTCGTCGGCGCGAGCCTCGGGGCGATGGTCGCAGCACGTTTGGCGGTGACGCGAGCGATCGAAGCACGCTCGCTCGCTCTGATCGGTGCACCGAATTTCGCTGCTCCGTCGACGACCGAGTACACCCGCTCGATGATCGAGGAGATCTTCCCTGCGAACGAGGAGGAATATGGTCACCTGCACCGGGCGCACGGCCCGCACCACGCACGGGAGCGACTGCTCCACACCTTCGCGCAGGACAGTATCGACCGTCCCCGCGAGATGCAGACGTGGTACGAAGGACTGGAGGGACTCGACTGCCCGATCCTCCTCATGGCTGGCGACAACGATCCGGTCTCACCGGCCTCTTGGGTGGTCGAGCTCGCCAGCCGTCTCGGGCACGGGGAAGTCTGCCTCCTACCGCGCGCCGGCCACTTCCCACACCGGAGCGTGCCCCACCTCGCCGGAGGGGTGCTGCTCGACTTCTTGCTCCGAGCCGAGCGAGAAGCAGCCCCGTGA
- the rho gene encoding transcription termination factor Rho, whose translation MTAAELQGKSLEELQAIARDLGVPNANRLRKMELVNKILRAQIEREGGIFGEGVLEITEDGFGFLRGERYLPGPNDVYVSQSQIRRFGLRQGDWVAGQVRPPKENEKYYSLLRVDAVNGMDPELARRRPSFDSLTPIFPMELINLETEPHILSTRLVNLVAPIGRGQRGLIVSPPKAGKTVLLKHIANGITTNYKDIHLIVLLIGERPEEVTDMRRSVDGEVISSTFDEPVEDHIRVAEMTLERAKRLVECGMDVVILLDSITRLARAYNLSVPPSGRTLSGGIDPVALYPPKRFFGAARNIEGGGSLTIIATCLVDTGSRMDDVIYEEFKGTGNMELHLDRKLAERRIFPAIDIQRSGTRREELLLDEQTLRQVWTMRRMVSMLGGTDGTELVLGRLARTQNNAEFLATLHKDL comes from the coding sequence CTGACCGCGGCCGAGCTCCAGGGGAAGAGTCTGGAAGAACTCCAGGCGATCGCTCGGGATCTCGGCGTTCCCAACGCGAACCGGCTCCGCAAGATGGAGCTCGTGAACAAGATCCTCCGCGCGCAGATCGAGCGCGAGGGTGGGATCTTCGGCGAAGGTGTCCTGGAAATCACTGAAGACGGCTTCGGATTCCTGCGCGGTGAGCGGTACTTGCCTGGTCCGAACGACGTGTACGTCTCTCAGTCGCAGATCCGCCGCTTCGGGCTGCGCCAGGGAGACTGGGTCGCTGGGCAGGTGCGGCCGCCGAAGGAGAACGAGAAGTACTACAGTCTTCTCCGCGTCGATGCCGTCAACGGGATGGATCCGGAGCTAGCGCGGCGGCGCCCGAGTTTCGATAGCCTCACGCCGATCTTCCCGATGGAACTCATCAATCTGGAGACGGAGCCGCACATCCTGTCGACGCGGCTCGTCAACCTGGTGGCCCCGATCGGGCGCGGGCAGCGCGGTCTCATCGTCTCGCCACCGAAGGCTGGGAAGACGGTACTGCTCAAGCACATCGCGAACGGCATCACGACCAACTACAAGGACATTCACCTCATCGTCCTGCTGATCGGCGAGCGTCCGGAAGAGGTGACCGATATGCGGCGCTCGGTCGACGGTGAGGTGATCTCCTCGACGTTCGACGAGCCGGTCGAGGATCACATTCGGGTGGCCGAGATGACGCTCGAGCGGGCGAAGCGCCTGGTCGAGTGCGGGATGGATGTCGTGATCCTGCTCGACTCGATCACCCGTCTCGCGCGTGCCTACAACTTGAGTGTCCCGCCCAGCGGCCGGACGCTCTCCGGAGGTATCGATCCGGTCGCGCTCTACCCGCCCAAGCGCTTCTTCGGTGCCGCGCGGAATATCGAGGGCGGTGGGAGCCTGACGATTATCGCGACCTGTCTCGTCGATACCGGTTCCCGGATGGACGACGTGATCTACGAGGAATTCAAAGGTACCGGGAACATGGAGCTGCACCTCGACCGCAAGCTGGCCGAGCGGCGCATCTTCCCAGCGATCGATATCCAGCGCTCCGGTACTCGGCGTGAGGAGCTGCTCCTGGACGAGCAGACGCTGCGGCAGGTCTGGACGATGCGGCGCATGGTGTCGATGCTCGGTGGCACCGACGGAACGGAGCTGGTACTCGGCCGCTTGGCTCGTACCCAGAACAACGCGGAGTTCCTCGCGACGTTGCACAAGGATCTGTGA
- the glpX gene encoding class II fructose-bisphosphatase, which yields MEQLDRNLALELVRTTEAAALAAAQWVGRGDKNAADAAAVRAMRRMLSTVHMKGIVVIGEGEKDQAPMLYIGEEVGTGEPPEGDLAVDPIDGTRLCANGMPGAVSVVALAERGSMYYPPGIVYMNKIAVGPEAAQAIDIRLSPTENLHRIAEAKRMSVRLLTVVILDRPRHQDLIEEVRRAGARIRLITDGDVAGAIMTAFPESGVDVLMGIGGSPEAVVAAAALKCIGGAIQCTLYPRDEDERRRALEQGLELDKVFTADDLVRSDNVFFAMTGITTGDLVEGVRFTRNGARTHSIVMRSRSGTIRRIVAEHRLAKVQEYETVAFDTEERAVVQ from the coding sequence ATGGAGCAGCTCGATCGCAACCTGGCGTTGGAGCTGGTACGGACGACCGAAGCGGCCGCGCTGGCGGCAGCACAGTGGGTCGGACGCGGCGACAAGAATGCTGCTGACGCTGCAGCCGTCCGGGCGATGCGCCGCATGCTCTCGACGGTGCACATGAAGGGCATCGTCGTGATCGGTGAGGGCGAAAAGGATCAGGCGCCGATGCTCTACATCGGCGAGGAGGTCGGCACCGGTGAGCCGCCGGAAGGCGACCTCGCGGTCGACCCGATCGACGGGACGCGGCTCTGCGCGAACGGCATGCCCGGTGCGGTTTCGGTCGTGGCGCTGGCCGAGCGTGGGTCGATGTACTACCCGCCAGGGATCGTGTACATGAACAAGATCGCCGTCGGCCCTGAGGCGGCGCAGGCGATCGATATCCGGCTGTCGCCGACCGAGAACTTGCACCGTATCGCTGAGGCAAAGCGGATGAGTGTGCGCTTATTGACCGTCGTCATTCTCGATCGTCCCCGCCATCAGGATCTTATCGAGGAAGTGCGGCGAGCCGGTGCCCGCATTCGCCTGATCACCGACGGTGATGTGGCCGGTGCGATCATGACTGCGTTCCCGGAGTCGGGTGTCGACGTGTTGATGGGGATCGGCGGCTCCCCGGAAGCAGTGGTCGCGGCTGCCGCGCTCAAGTGTATCGGTGGGGCGATCCAGTGCACGCTGTATCCACGCGACGAGGACGAGCGGCGACGCGCGCTGGAGCAGGGGCTGGAGCTCGACAAGGTGTTCACGGCTGACGACCTGGTCCGCTCCGACAACGTGTTCTTCGCGATGACCGGCATCACGACGGGTGACCTGGTCGAGGGAGTGCGCTTCACGCGGAACGGAGCGCGCACGCACTCGATCGTCATGCGTTCCCGGAGCGGAACGATCCGCCGGATCGTTGCGGAGCATCGGCTCGCGAAGGTACAGGAGTACGAGACCGTCGCGTTTGACACCGAGGAGCGGGCTGTGGTACAGTAG
- a CDS encoding helicase C-terminal domain-containing protein, whose amino-acid sequence MPRIYVALDIEATGMDPERDEIIEVAAVKFRDEQVLERFETLVQPRRPLPLAVSSLTGLTMRDLRRAPTFAQVAPRLRQFVRNHPIVGQSPDYDLQMLAAQGLELRNPVYDTFRLATILLPDLPAYSLASIAARLGISVAQQHRAMADVETTMAVFLGLCDLLREYDLETLRRLADYTAQAGLPESDVFEAIYRELAEQGIGALGGALAERLRSTVPGVSHAAELVFLLPRERPPRLEPTGEAPVIDPQWVAGLYSPDGPFAVTLSNYEFRAGQVAMAEAVTRAFNEGGQLLVEAGTGTGKSLAYLLPAILHAVERGETVVVSTETLALQDQLYAKDLPLLRRALEAAAERDSRLARAARFRATVLKGRANYLCLRRWFLRQREPFQSRAEALLAAKITAWLPQTETGDRAELHLSNEEQLAWAQVAESEGACVPNRCLFHRRNQCFLYRARATAEGAHIVIVNHALLLSDLLAESRVLPPYRYLVVDEAHHLVEEATQQFGFQVTHDDVRELIRRTLGVDHVGRFVGALGELWTGLAAVPEARARALAQELGEKLTEWWPRVEALQQQAETLFLSLGDIAQRHPVENGGYDRQIRITEALRHETAWMTVEEIGQSLTTHLRTVVTALHWASLRLEELPESVRDELSELMTELDVLERRAREMHERLQEVLFQPRAERVYWLSWRPQPPAVSLNMAPLEVASLLNELLFSRLETCVLTSATLTVDRSFGYIRQQLGLADADELVVDSPFDYATSTLLCLAEDVAEPGEPGYQRQVSEALINLLRVTRGRALVLFTSHSALQAAYRAIKRPLEQEGILVLGQRLDGSPRQLVERLKARPETVVLGTNAVWEGVDVPGEALSVLVIVKLPFAVPSDPVFAARCEAYADPFHEYAVPQAVLRFKQGFGRLIRSTRDYGVCVVLDRRIVTRRYGQLFVQSLPPCTVRRTSIVQIPRLAQEWLTRHQERLAASTAATEGR is encoded by the coding sequence ATGCCGCGGATCTACGTCGCGCTCGACATCGAGGCGACGGGAATGGATCCGGAACGAGACGAGATCATCGAGGTGGCGGCGGTCAAGTTCCGCGACGAGCAGGTGCTCGAGCGGTTCGAGACGCTCGTCCAGCCACGTCGCCCCTTGCCGCTCGCGGTCTCGAGCCTGACCGGCCTGACGATGCGTGATCTTCGCCGTGCACCGACCTTCGCGCAGGTTGCACCGCGGCTCCGGCAGTTCGTCCGCAACCATCCGATCGTTGGGCAGTCGCCCGACTACGATCTGCAGATGCTGGCTGCGCAGGGCCTGGAACTGCGGAACCCGGTCTACGATACGTTCCGGCTGGCGACGATCTTGCTCCCGGACCTGCCGGCGTACTCGTTGGCGAGTATCGCTGCCCGGCTCGGCATCTCGGTCGCGCAGCAGCATCGAGCGATGGCCGATGTCGAGACGACGATGGCAGTGTTTCTCGGTCTGTGCGATCTGTTGCGCGAGTACGATCTGGAGACGTTGCGCCGCCTGGCCGACTACACTGCGCAGGCCGGTTTGCCCGAATCCGACGTCTTCGAGGCGATCTACCGGGAACTGGCCGAGCAGGGAATCGGTGCGCTCGGCGGTGCCCTGGCCGAACGCCTGCGTTCGACAGTGCCGGGCGTCAGCCACGCGGCGGAACTCGTCTTCCTCCTGCCGCGGGAGCGCCCGCCGCGCTTGGAACCGACTGGGGAGGCACCCGTCATCGACCCGCAGTGGGTCGCTGGGCTGTACAGCCCGGACGGTCCCTTCGCTGTCACCTTGTCGAACTACGAGTTCCGTGCCGGTCAGGTCGCGATGGCGGAGGCGGTCACCCGCGCTTTCAACGAGGGCGGTCAGCTGCTGGTGGAGGCGGGAACCGGTACGGGGAAGTCGCTCGCCTATCTCTTGCCGGCCATCCTCCATGCGGTCGAGCGCGGCGAGACGGTGGTCGTTTCCACCGAAACGCTGGCGCTGCAGGACCAGCTCTATGCGAAGGACTTGCCGTTGCTGCGGCGCGCGCTGGAGGCTGCAGCCGAGCGGGATTCACGGCTGGCACGAGCAGCGCGATTCCGCGCGACGGTCCTCAAGGGCCGCGCGAATTACTTGTGCCTGCGTCGCTGGTTCCTGCGCCAGCGGGAGCCCTTCCAGAGTCGCGCCGAGGCATTGCTCGCAGCCAAGATCACGGCGTGGCTTCCCCAGACAGAGACGGGCGATCGCGCCGAGTTGCATCTGAGCAACGAGGAGCAACTGGCGTGGGCACAGGTCGCGGAATCGGAAGGAGCGTGCGTACCCAACCGGTGCCTCTTTCACCGACGGAATCAGTGTTTTCTCTATCGAGCGCGGGCGACGGCGGAGGGAGCGCACATTGTCATCGTGAACCATGCGCTCCTGCTCTCGGATCTTCTCGCAGAGAGTCGTGTACTCCCGCCGTACCGGTATCTCGTCGTCGACGAGGCGCATCATCTCGTCGAGGAAGCGACGCAGCAATTCGGTTTCCAAGTGACGCACGATGACGTGCGTGAGCTCATCCGCCGGACGCTCGGGGTCGATCATGTGGGGCGTTTCGTCGGTGCACTGGGCGAGCTGTGGACAGGGCTCGCAGCGGTTCCGGAAGCGCGAGCGCGGGCGCTGGCCCAGGAGTTGGGCGAGAAGCTGACCGAGTGGTGGCCGCGTGTCGAGGCGCTGCAGCAGCAGGCCGAGACGCTGTTTCTGTCGCTCGGCGATATCGCCCAGCGGCACCCGGTCGAGAACGGCGGATACGATCGGCAAATCCGGATCACGGAAGCGCTCCGCCATGAGACAGCCTGGATGACTGTCGAAGAGATCGGCCAGAGCTTGACGACGCACCTCCGGACGGTCGTCACGGCCCTGCACTGGGCGAGCCTGCGCCTCGAGGAGCTCCCGGAATCGGTTCGTGACGAACTCAGTGAGCTGATGACCGAGCTGGACGTGCTCGAGCGGCGTGCTCGCGAGATGCACGAGCGGCTCCAAGAGGTGCTGTTCCAGCCGCGTGCCGAGCGGGTGTACTGGTTGTCCTGGCGTCCCCAACCACCAGCCGTCAGCCTCAATATGGCTCCGCTCGAAGTCGCTTCCCTGTTGAACGAGCTGCTGTTCTCGCGCCTCGAAACCTGCGTTCTCACCTCGGCTACCTTGACGGTAGATCGCTCCTTCGGGTACATCCGCCAGCAGCTGGGGCTTGCGGATGCGGACGAGCTGGTCGTCGATTCGCCGTTCGATTATGCGACGTCGACGCTGCTCTGTCTTGCCGAGGATGTCGCTGAACCGGGCGAACCGGGTTATCAGCGGCAGGTCAGCGAAGCGTTGATCAACTTGCTGCGGGTGACGCGTGGACGGGCGCTGGTCCTGTTCACGTCGCACAGTGCCCTGCAGGCGGCGTACCGGGCGATCAAGCGGCCGCTCGAACAGGAAGGGATTCTCGTTCTCGGGCAGCGGTTGGACGGAAGCCCGCGGCAACTCGTCGAGCGCCTGAAGGCGCGACCGGAGACGGTGGTGCTGGGCACGAATGCCGTCTGGGAAGGTGTCGACGTTCCTGGCGAGGCCTTGAGTGTCCTCGTCATCGTCAAACTCCCGTTCGCGGTACCGAGCGACCCGGTCTTCGCCGCGCGCTGCGAGGCCTATGCGGATCCCTTCCACGAGTATGCGGTGCCGCAGGCCGTACTCCGGTTCAAGCAGGGGTTCGGCCGGCTGATCAGAAGCACGCGTGACTACGGTGTGTGCGTCGTGCTGGACCGTCGCATCGTGACCCGTCGGTATGGTCAGCTGTTCGTCCAGTCCTTGCCTCCCTGCACCGTCCGGCGCACGTCGATCGTCCAGATTCCGCGCCTCGCGCAGGAGTGGTTGACGCGCCATCAAGAGCGATTAGCAGCGAGTACCGCGGCAACGGAAGGAAGGTAG
- a CDS encoding M20/M25/M40 family metallo-hydrolase, which translates to MRTLPSDIVEQVASLACVIAAIPAPTFEEAERARFVAEWLSDRGAEVTVDEVSNVVVRWRGRGHAKSLLLAAHLDTVFPRETPLTFERGDGWIRGPGIGDNALGVAALLTLWEFLAASGLELPGDVILAANVGEEGLGNLRGMRALIDRYGPELGAVIAVEGHNLGRVTHVAVGSIRIRIVVRGPGGHSWGNFGTPSAIHELARIVSALTELEVPRVPKTTYNVGTIAGGVSVNTIAPVAQAVVDLRSIDRRELERLYRAVEAICVRHRCGSIAVDIELLGERPAGETPADSILVQQAVRILRKLGIEPILDASSTDANAAIGAGIPAICIGLTRGRGSHTLEETIELPPLERGLLQLIRLVESFPVS; encoded by the coding sequence ATGCGAACGTTGCCGAGCGACATAGTCGAACAGGTCGCCTCTCTTGCGTGTGTGATTGCTGCGATTCCGGCGCCGACCTTCGAAGAAGCTGAGCGTGCTCGCTTCGTGGCGGAATGGCTGAGCGATCGCGGTGCTGAGGTCACGGTGGACGAGGTGAGCAACGTGGTCGTGCGGTGGCGCGGTCGCGGGCACGCGAAGAGTCTGCTCCTGGCCGCTCATCTCGACACGGTCTTTCCCCGCGAGACGCCGCTCACCTTCGAGCGCGGTGACGGCTGGATCCGGGGGCCGGGAATCGGCGACAATGCGCTCGGTGTCGCGGCGCTGCTCACGTTGTGGGAGTTTCTCGCGGCCAGCGGGCTCGAACTCCCCGGGGATGTCATCCTGGCAGCGAATGTCGGTGAAGAGGGGCTCGGGAACCTCCGTGGTATGCGGGCCCTCATCGACCGCTATGGGCCGGAACTGGGTGCGGTGATCGCCGTCGAGGGACACAACCTGGGGCGCGTCACCCATGTCGCCGTCGGGTCGATCCGTATCCGCATCGTCGTTCGCGGCCCTGGCGGGCACAGCTGGGGAAATTTCGGCACGCCGAGTGCGATTCACGAACTGGCCCGCATCGTCAGCGCTTTGACCGAGCTCGAGGTGCCGCGCGTGCCCAAGACGACGTACAATGTGGGCACGATCGCGGGGGGCGTCTCCGTCAACACGATCGCGCCGGTGGCGCAGGCGGTCGTCGACCTCCGCTCGATCGACCGGCGGGAATTGGAGCGGCTCTATCGCGCGGTCGAGGCGATCTGTGTCCGGCACCGTTGTGGTTCGATCGCGGTCGATATCGAGCTTTTGGGCGAGCGACCGGCTGGGGAGACACCAGCCGATTCGATACTCGTGCAGCAGGCGGTGCGGATTCTCCGGAAGCTGGGTATCGAGCCGATCCTGGACGCATCGAGTACCGATGCCAATGCGGCGATCGGTGCGGGCATCCCGGCGATCTGCATCGGTTTGACGCGGGGGCGTGGCAGTCACACGCTCGAGGAAACGATCGAGCTTCCACCGCTCGAGCGTGGGCTTCTCCAACTGATCCGTTTGGTCGAGTCGTTTCCCGTGTCGTGA